One stretch of Bombina bombina isolate aBomBom1 chromosome 7, aBomBom1.pri, whole genome shotgun sequence DNA includes these proteins:
- the LOC128636745 gene encoding zinc finger MYM-type protein 1-like — MENTISNLQNFSRLDYPSKVALINNGRPMPELKGLVQKEKTMIRTFRIEWYQRKEWLCGCATKNRLYCFSCILFSNNENVWTSTGFADLKNLSRAINKHEKSTSHIQNQISLKTFGSGTRIDLSLNEQRKRNISNHNAKVKENREILKQLIKATCYLGKQEIAFRGNEEGATSYNRGNYVELLHSYADDNARLDTHLKTSTVFSGCSNRIQNDLIEAVADVIREDIKTEIDAAPFVAVQVDETTDITNITQISVILRYVCTREETCEVKEAFLGFDQIVDRRAPAIANYVLGVLEKYNCLEKLVAQTYDGASVMASDLNGVQAKIKEKIPEATFIHCYAHKLNLVLSHSAKSIPECKVFFSTLEGMATFFSKSTKRTQVLDDFVKRRLPRSAPTRWSSHSRLVHTVNMFQIDLRAMFQFIRQNPADWDNEAYIMAKGYNSFLYKSSTCFLLMAYEAIFLQTDILFRLLQNKLMDVGFCCRRIDDTMKFLESKRQEFDTFYGEFEEKCVRLGLTDNERTRSREPIKDVRRRLFYNIIDNVTVQMRVRFDKFSELEFLSLVDCTKLLEMSKNIDDEKLQSLRKYAKYFDLVRLKCDLVGLYGSEVLRTECKSPGDLMKFLAKNDLMQTVPEAVKLLHLVHTIPATTASVERSFSALKRIKTHTRNRTDQGRLSSLAILAIERRRLVEFHDKDNEGFMNKVIENFVKKDRRMDFVYK; from the coding sequence ATGGAAAACACAATATCTAACCTTCAAAATTTTTCAAGATTGGACTATCCATCAAAAGTTGCACTAATAAATAAtggaagaccaatgcctgagcttAAGGGCTTGGTTCAAAAAGAGAAAACCATGATACGGACATTCAGGATAGAGTGGTACCAAAGGAAAGAATGGTTGTGTGGCTGTGCTACGAAGAACCGCCTTTACTGCTTTTCATGTATATTGTTCTCCAATAACGAAAATGTTTGGACAAGTACTGGATTTGCTGACTTGAAAAATCTGTCAAGGGCCATCAACAAACATGAAAAATCCACAAGTCATATTCAAAACCAAATTAGTTTAAAAACATTTGGAAGTGGGACAAGGATAGACCTGTCTTTGAATGAACAGCGGAAAAGAAATATCAGCAACCACAATGCTAAAGTGAAAGAAAACCGTGAAATTTTAAAACAGCTTATTAAGGCAACCTGTTATCTAGGCAAACAGGAAATAGCATTTCGTGGTAACGAGGAGGGTGCAACATCTTAtaatcgtggcaactatgtggagctaTTACATTCTTATGCAGATGATAATGCACGTTTGGATACACATTTGAAGACATccactgtgttttctggatgttcaaacAGAATTCAGAATGACTTAATTGAAGCAGTCGCTGATGTAATAAGAGAAGATATTAAAACAGAGATTGATGCAGCCCCATTTGTTGCTGTTCAAGTAGACGAGACAACTGATATAACAAACATAACACAGATATCTGTAATTTTGCGTTATGTGTGTACAAGGGAGGAGACTTGTGAGGTGAAGGAGGCATTCTTAGGCTTTGATCAAATCGTTGACAGAAGAGCACCAGCTATTGCAAATtatgtattgggagtgttggagaaatacaattgtcttgaaaagctggtagctcagacttacgacggagcctctgtgatggcatcagatctTAATGGGGTGCAGGCCAAGATTAAAGAAAAAATACCAGAAGCCACTTTTATACATTGTTATGCCCACAAGTTAAACCTGGTGCTCTCCCATTCTGCCAAATCTATACCtgagtgtaaagtttttttttcaacaCTTGAGGGAATGGCCACGTTTTTCAGTAAGTCAACCAAGCGCACTCAAGTACTGGACGACTTTGTGAAGCGACGTTTACCAAGAtcagcacccaccagatggagttcaCATTCCAGACTAGTGCATACAGTCAACATGTTCCAAATTGATCTGCGTGCTATGTTCCAGTTTATCCGACAAAATCCAGCTGATTGGGACAATGAGGCCTATATAATGGCAAAAGGCTATAATAGCTTTCTTTATAAATCTTCAACCTGCTTCTTGCTAATGGCATATGAGGCCATTTTCCTACAAACTGACATACTCTTTCGTTTGCTGCAGAACAAACTGATGGATGTTGGATTCTGCTGTCGGCGAATTGATGACACTATGAAATTTCTGGAAAGCAAGAGACAAGAGTTTGACACTTTCTATGGGGAATTTGAGGAGAAATGCGTCAGACTGGGGCTGACAGATAACGAAAGAACAAGAAGTAGAGAGCCAATTAAAGATGTGAGGAGAAGATTGTTTTACAACATTATAGACAATGTAACTGTTCAAATGAGAGTTCGCTTTGATAAATTTAGTGAGCTTGAATTCCTTAGTTTGGTCGATTGCACCAAACTGCTAGAGATGTCAAAAAATATTGATGACGAAAAACTGCAGAGCCTTAGAAAATATGCCAAATATTTTGACTTGGTTAGACTAAAATGTGATCTAGTTGGATTGTATGGTTCTGAAGTTTTAAGGACTGAATGCAAATCACCTGGAGATCTCATGAAATTTTTGGCCAAAAACGATCTGATGCAGACTGTTCCAGAGGCTGTTAAACTACTGCATCTTGTTCACACAATACCAGCTACAACAGCCTCTGTTGAGCGCTCATTCTCTGCTTTAAAGAGAATTAAAACACACACCAGGAATAGAACTGATCAGGGACGACTATCATCCCTGGCAATTTTAGCCATTGAGCGCAGAAGATTGGTAGAGTTTCATGACAAAGACAATGAAGGCTTTATGAATAAAGTGAttgaaaattttgtaaaaaaagacCGCCGAATGGACTTTGTTTATAAATAA